In Gadus chalcogrammus isolate NIFS_2021 chromosome 13, NIFS_Gcha_1.0, whole genome shotgun sequence, a single genomic region encodes these proteins:
- the LOC130402203 gene encoding protein FAM3D-like isoform X1, with protein MRNKVLIVYIATVAAATVMLKEFYHTKEYGRIKAIRFGIQTMNQSIKNVKKCDLSEDCPLSHYALRIKSGAANAVGPSICFEGDIVMSHGLRNVGPGLNIVQVHGNNGTIKRFDCLDAKDGMPGDTLTDMIEIVPGTIVLVASFDDVSAMMPEESKDILVRLGSTLVKRIKYRDTWVFAGSSGMTSPFEELTPNDEKTNKYGGWPAMAEVSGCFPRTL; from the exons ATGAGAAACAAAG TTTTAATTGTGTACATCGCCACCGTTGCTGCTGCCACTGTGATGCTGAAGGAATTCTACCACACCAAAGAATATGGAAGAATCAAAGCTATTAGGTTTG GCATTCAAACaatgaatcaatcaatcaaaaacGTGAAGAAGTGTGACCTCTCCGAGGATTGCCCTCTGAGCCACTATGCACTCCGGATCAAAAGTGGCGCAGCAAACGCTGTGGGTCCAAGCATCTGCTTCGAAGGAGACAT TGTTATGAGTCACGGTTTGAGAAACGTGGGGCCAGGACTCAACATAGTGCAAGTCCATG GTAACAACGGAACAATTAAGAGGTTTGACTGCCTTGACGCAAAAGATGGCA TGCCTGGGGACACTTTAACTGACATGATAGAAATTGTTCCAGGGACAATCGTTTTGGTGGCATCTTTTGATGACGTTTCTGCAAT GATGCCAGAGGAGTCGAAGGATATATTGGTTAGATTAGGAAGCACACTAGTCAAACGGATCAAATACAGAGACACTTGGGTTTTCGCCGGTAGTTCTGGCATGACCAGCCCATTTGAAGAG CTAACGCCCAACGATGAGAAGACCAACAAATATGGAGGCTGGCCTGCAATGGCAGAGGTGTCCGGCTGTTTTCCAAGGACGCTCTGA
- the LOC130402203 gene encoding protein FAM3D-like isoform X2, giving the protein MEESKLLGIQTMNQSIKNVKKCDLSEDCPLSHYALRIKSGAANAVGPSICFEGDIVMSHGLRNVGPGLNIVQVHGNNGTIKRFDCLDAKDGMPGDTLTDMIEIVPGTIVLVASFDDVSAMMPEESKDILVRLGSTLVKRIKYRDTWVFAGSSGMTSPFEELTPNDEKTNKYGGWPAMAEVSGCFPRTL; this is encoded by the exons ATGGAAGAATCAAAGCTATTAG GCATTCAAACaatgaatcaatcaatcaaaaacGTGAAGAAGTGTGACCTCTCCGAGGATTGCCCTCTGAGCCACTATGCACTCCGGATCAAAAGTGGCGCAGCAAACGCTGTGGGTCCAAGCATCTGCTTCGAAGGAGACAT TGTTATGAGTCACGGTTTGAGAAACGTGGGGCCAGGACTCAACATAGTGCAAGTCCATG GTAACAACGGAACAATTAAGAGGTTTGACTGCCTTGACGCAAAAGATGGCA TGCCTGGGGACACTTTAACTGACATGATAGAAATTGTTCCAGGGACAATCGTTTTGGTGGCATCTTTTGATGACGTTTCTGCAAT GATGCCAGAGGAGTCGAAGGATATATTGGTTAGATTAGGAAGCACACTAGTCAAACGGATCAAATACAGAGACACTTGGGTTTTCGCCGGTAGTTCTGGCATGACCAGCCCATTTGAAGAG CTAACGCCCAACGATGAGAAGACCAACAAATATGGAGGCTGGCCTGCAATGGCAGAGGTGTCCGGCTGTTTTCCAAGGACGCTCTGA